The following are from one region of the Arachis duranensis cultivar V14167 chromosome 10, aradu.V14167.gnm2.J7QH, whole genome shotgun sequence genome:
- the LOC107471262 gene encoding transcription factor TCP17 isoform X1 — protein sequence MKEIESSSSDLAAGLVSRTTRGDEKAISKGPSPSSSHQWLRLKDPRIVRVSRALGGKDRHSKVCTIRGLRDRRVRLSVPTAINLYDLQDRLGLNQPSKVVDWLLNAAKHEIDDLPPLPIPPSNFTLACYPSLPTNKSNHKEQDSSNNNTSAHVLPNTFLLPTTINHNHHPPSFLGLLNTMPSSIGNHFYQSASHDDVVHQLLGNNNNSNNNNNNNLGFVNQTDLHGGVNVVNLPFQNLGASQILCCSPSPLQRAAAAATTTVTTTQSYFSPSSLSHYNNDNVAAAMEIMDPRQINHHHQMMMVMSNHQNLATSPNRSESQSHADDSAN from the coding sequence ATGAAAGAGATagagtcatcatcatcagatcTTGCAGCTGGCCTGGTTTCAAGAACAACAAGAGGTGATGAAAAAGCAATTAGTAAGGgtccatcaccatcatcatcacatCAATGGCTAAGATTGAAGGATCCGCGGATCGTACGGGTATCAAGAGCGTTGGGAGGAAAAGACAGACACAGCAAGGTTTGCACAATAAGAGGGCTAAGGGACAGAAGGGTAAGGCTTTCAGTTCCCACAGCAATTAACCTCTATGATCTTCAAGACAGGTTAGGGCTCAATCAACCAAGCAAGGTTGTTGATTGGTTACTCAATGCTGCTAAGCATGAAATTGATGACCTTCCCCCTCTTCCCATTCCTCCTTCCAATTTTACCCTTGCTTGTTATCCCTCTCTTCCTACTAATAAATCTAATCATAAAGAGCAGGatagtagtaataataatactagTGCACATGTTTTGCctaatacttttttattaccaaCAACAATAAACCATAATCATCATCCTCCTTCATTCTTGGGATTATTGAACACTATGCCATCATCAATTGGTAATCATTTTTACCAATCAGCTTCTCATGATGATGTTGTTCATCAATTATTggggaataataataatagtaataataataataataataatcttggATTTGTGAACCAAACAGATTTACATGGTGGGGTTAATGTTGTAAATTTACCCTTTCAAAACTTAGGAGCTTCTCAAATATTGTGTTgttctccttctcctcttcaACGTGCGGCGGCCGCGGCGACGACCACCGTGACAACAACACAGTCatatttttctccttcttctctttcgcattataataatgataatgttGCTGCAGCAATGGAAATAATGGATCCAAGGCAAATCAACCACCACCAtcagatgatgatggtgatgagtAATCATCAGAATCTTGCAACATCACCTAATAGAAGTGAAAGCCAATCTCATGCTGATGATAGTGCAAATTAA
- the LOC107471262 gene encoding uncharacterized protein LOC107471262 isoform X2: MAKIEGSADRTGIKSVGRKRQTQQGLHNKRAKGQKAMEIMDPRQINHHHQMMMVMSNHQNLATSPNRSESQSHADDSAN; the protein is encoded by the exons ATGGCTAAGATTGAAGGATCCGCGGATCGTACGGGTATCAAGAGCGTTGGGAGGAAAAGACAGACACAGCAAGGTTTGCACAATAAGAGGGCTAAGGGACAGAAGG CAATGGAAATAATGGATCCAAGGCAAATCAACCACCACCAtcagatgatgatggtgatgagtAATCATCAGAATCTTGCAACATCACCTAATAGAAGTGAAAGCCAATCTCATGCTGATGATAGTGCAAATTAA
- the LOC107471283 gene encoding transcription initiation factor TFIID subunit 8 codes for MERRKSKKFYEALNMINGGDDTGRSFQQRKLCSGGDDFAKAIAKLVVAQLCEIEGFQSFQHLALDTLSDVAVRYIFNTGKSAHYNANLSGRNECNVFDVILGLEDLGSVQGFVAASDVDHCLAGSGIVREIVDFVYESEQIPFVFTVPKFPVTRERAMSASFSRIAEDPPGEHIPTWLPAFPDRNGRGMEGNAAKEEHSLLHLQKHLLSNGFEVSTFVDHGDAKAKRIAIESNPFLAAPLWDKEVASVVPPPVKILNDVDSGNPPVVENCVGDECVSVVEAFAPAIEGVKGARCEFREGKMTELHLNKKHAVSFKIGTRNKLLGRLADLSPE; via the exons ATGGAGcgaagaaaaagcaaaaag ttTTATGAAGCTTTGAACATGATCAATGGCGGTGACGACACTGGAAGAAGCTTTCAACAGAGGAAGTTGTGTAGCGGCGGCGACGATTTTGCCAAAGCAATCGCCAAACTCGTTGTGGCACAACTCTGCGAGATCGAAGGATTCCAGAGTTTTCAGCACTTAGCACTTGACACATTATCCGATGTTGCGGTTCGTTACATTTTCAATACAGGAAAATCTGCGCATTACAATGCTAATCTTTCAGGAAGAAATGAATGCAATGTGTTTGATGTGATTCTAGGGTTGGAAGATTTGGGATCAGTTCAAGGCTTTGTGGCTGCTTCTGATGTTGATCATTGCCTTGCAGGTTCCGGAATTGTTCGGGAGattgttgattttgtttatgaatCTGAACAGATTCCGTTTGTTTTCACTGTTCCGAAGTTTCCGGTGACGAGAGAAAGGGCGATGAGTGCTAGTTTCTCGCGAATTGCGGAAGATCCTCCCGGGGAGCATATTCCGACTTGGTTGCCGGCATTTCCTGATCGGAATGGAAGAGGGATGGAAGGTAATGCTGCGAAGGAGGAACATTCTCTCCTACATTTGCAGAAGCATCTTTTGTCCAATGGATTTGAAGTATCTACATTTGTTGATCATGGTGATGCTAAGGCCAAACGAATAGCTATAGAAAGTAATCCGTTTCTTGCTGCGCCTTTATGGGATAAGGAAGTTGCGTCTGTTGTTCCTCCTCCGGTAAAGATACTCAATGATGTGGATTCAGGGAATCCTCCTGTTGTGGAAAATTGTGTTGGAGATGAATGTGTTTCTGTAGTGGAGGCATTTGCTCCGGCAATTGAAGGGGTAAAAGGTGCACGGTGCGAGTTTAGGGAAGGGAAGATGACAGAGCTTCATTTGAATAAGAAGCATGCTGTGAGTTTTAAGATTGGGACGAGAAATAAATTGTTGGGAAGGTTGGCGGATTTGAGTCCGGAATGA
- the LOC107471261 gene encoding protein LONGIFOLIA 2 — MSSKKVFTSMKEENPDLKKQMGCISGFFQLFDHRHWFLTNNNYNNTTPPGETRNEAKELNNKMLNAMANNNVKVARENQQFSTESSGTSNSSSSCSSSMSSLEFNRTILSQIKIQENSNPKAVKQPDTPVHQSLDFHDIVKDSMQREPRGLSVKTAAKEEKKGRILKHIDSPRPLQLPKSVNSRGIVTNEPLHNLAKSWGRPWQQLLKHKEIPRLSLDSREGSNKSYSGATRSQNLMKGAEKGYESSSTMLRQQQQEPETPKRASSVVAKLMGLEELPDCTQACDTSSQMSCMSDGYNQHQSPVSPITRNQCLGTSRRDNALIRNATPDSRFSLEPIPWRQPDASQDPDLQVSKGSETSTTASKPSHSVYGEIEKRIADLQFKNSGKDLRALKQILEAMQRYKDSLDITRDQETNYPSDRGLSESSELQTPRQQTDPTFVTDDISSSPRGRKFPIIIMKPAQISRTSNVATKEMTNGKSGRIKFSTNDPKDGRLLDNLESQAAKGTGPTNSFSQRFHSADKSNMKKTSKLMQASKVPQVINGEDTNNSSHTAETRSPRVQNKFGFEKRSPINQSSESKSKRRRHKQSSESLSLSSTPKQKVCTLQQRNEGFSKIRCQKRNFKHQVDVISSNVDSNRSMDSHRDIDGTQSDHSESNNSISIQQVTHMNQNTATKELNKESATAMITVTSEQQSPVSVLDLRFYSEDPPSPIKKKTETSKDLDEALATSDNIGHALDLPLSFNNTKANFSNGTSDDDLQTQNLDKVLWQNDDNSEKFTNCRERKDSDRKYIAEILLASGLLSSPSLIQAVHSPGHLINPKLFFALELLKTNKLQFNMKHNAGKILRINNLEEMQRKLIFDVVNEILVQKLILESPSTLWCLPNQPAVVDRKLNGRQLLDELCTEIDNLQPKNTNFELVDEVAESTSHLWGDLMHQPTISTECNTEIPNVVLDIERLIFKDLITEVVRAEVANYPARHCRQLLFPK, encoded by the exons ATGTCTAGTAAGAAGGTTTTCACATCAATGAAGGAAGAGAATCCAGATTTGAAGAAGCAGATGGGGTGCATCAGTGGATTCTTTCAGCTCTTTGATCATCGTCACTGGTTCCTTACAAACAACAACTATAATAATACTACTCCACCTG GTGAAACAAGAAATGAAGCCAAAGAGCTGAATAATAAGATGCTAAATGCAATG GCCAACAATAATGTGAAGGTTGCAAGAGAGAATCAACAATTCTCCACAGAATCATCGGGAACTTCCAACTCATCATCCTCTTGCTCATCTAGCATGTCATCCTTAGAGTTCAACAGAACAATTCTCAGCCAAATCAAGATCCAAGAAAACTCCAATCCAAAAGCAGTAAAACAACCCGACACCCCAGTTCATCAGTCCCTGGATTTCCACGATATTGTCAAAGACTCAATGCAGAGAGAGCCACGAGGGTTATCAGTCAAAACTGCAGctaaagaggaaaagaagggcCGTATCTTGAAACACATCGACTCTCCCCGGCCTTTGCAGTTGCCTAAATCTGTCAATAGCAGAGGCATTGTCACCAATGAACCCCTCCATAATCTTGCTAAGTCTTGGGGAAGGCCATGG caacaattattaaagcacaagGAAATCCCAAGGCTTTCCTTGGACAGCAGAGAAGGATCCAACAAGAGTTATAGCGGAGCAACAAGATCTCAAAATCTCATGAAGGGTGCAGAGAAAGGATATGAGAGTTCGAGCACAATGCTTAGGCAGCAACAGCAAGAACCGGAAACTCCTAAGAGAGCATCGAGTGTTGTAGCAAAGTTAATGGGACTGGAAGAACTCCCAGATTGCACACAAGCTTGCGATACTTCTTCGCAGATGTCTTGCATGAGTGATGGATATAACCAACACCAAAGTCCAGTTTCCCCGATAACAAGAAACCAGTGCTTGGGGACTTCTAGAAGGGACAATGCCTTAATCAGAAATGCGACACCAGATTCACGATTTTCACTTGAACCAATCCCATGGAGGCAACCTGATGCAAGCCAAGATCCTGATTTACAAGTTTCCAAGGGAAGTGAGACTTCGACAACAGCTTCAAAACCCTCCCACTCTGTATATGGTGAAATTGAGAAAAGGATTGCAGATCTTCAGTTTAAAAATTCAGGAAAGGATCTCAGAGCCCTTAAGCAGATTCTGGAAGCAATGCAGAGATACAAAGATTCACTAGATATTACAAGAGACCAGGAAACAAATTACCCTTCTGACAGAGGTCTCAGTGAAAGCTCGGAATTACAGACCCCAAGACAACAGACCGACCCAACATTTGTCACTGATGATATTTCAAGTTCACCCCGGGGTAGAAAGTTTCCAATTATCATCATGAAGCCAGCACAAATCTCAAGGACATCCAATGTCGCTACCAAAGAAATGACTAATGGCAAATCAGGCCGCATCAAGTTTTCTACCAATGATCCCAAAGATGGAAGATTGCTTGACAATCTTGAAAGTCAAGCCGCAAAAGGAACCGGTCCAACAAATTCATTTAGTCAACGTTTCCATTCTGCAGATAAGAGTAACATGAAGAAAACTTCAAAATTAATGCAAGCCTCAAAAGTCCCTCAGGTCATCAATGGAGAGGACACCAATAACTCCAGCCACACAGCAGAGACTAGAAGCCCAAGAGTACAAAATAAGTTTGGTTTTGAGAAGCGTTCACCTATAAACCAATCATCAGAGTCCAAAAGTAAAAGAAGACGACACAAGCAATCATCAGAGTCATTGTCCCTAAGTTCCACCCCTAAGCAAAAAGTTTGTACCTTGCAGCAAAGAAATGAAGGCTTCAGCAAGATCCGGTGTCAAAAGAGGAACTTTAAGCATCAAGTTGATGTTATTTCCTCCAATGTTGACAGCAACAGAAGCATGGATTCTCACCGTGATATAGACGGCACCCAATCTGATCATTCTGAAAGCAACAACAGCATTTCCATTCAACAGGTGACTCACATGAATCAAAAT ACTGCTACAAAGGAGCTAAACAAGGAAAGTGCTACAGCCATGATAACAGTTACTTCAGAACAACAAAGTCCAGTTTCTGTTCTTGATCTGCGATTTTACAGTGAAGACCCACCTTCTCCAATTAAAAAGAAGACAGAAACCTCAAAAGATTTAG ATGAAGCTTTAGCCACTTCTGATAACATAGGGCATGCATTGGACCTTCCTCTTTCATTCAATAACACAAAGGCCAACTTCAGCAATGGAACCAGTGATGATGACCTTCAAACTCAGAATTTGGATAAAGTTCTTTGGCAAAATGACGATAATAGCGAGAAATTCACCAATTGCAGAGAGAGAAAAGATTCTGACCGTAAATACATAGCAGAAATATTGCTCGCATCAGGGCTGCTCAGTAGCCCCAGCTTAATCCAGGCAGTTCATTCACCAGGTCACCTGATAAACCCAAAGTTGTTCTTTGCACTTGAACTATTGAAGACAAACAAGCTGCAGTTCAATATGAAGCACAATGCTGGGAAGATTCTTAGGATAAATAATCTTGAAGAAATGCAAAGAAAACTCATATTTGATGTTGTTAATGAGATTCTAGTACAAAAACTAATATTGGAGAGTCCTTCCACACTCTGGTGCCTGCCAAATCAGCCAGCAGTAGTAGATCGCAAACTGAATGGACGGCAACTTCTGGATGAGCTTTGCACAGAAATTGATAATTTACAACCCAAAAACACAAACTTTGAGTTGGTTGATGAGGTTGCAGAATCGACAAGTCACTTATGGGGAGATTTAATGCATCAACCCACAATTTCAACAGAGTGCAACACCGAGATACCAAATGTTGTGTTGGATATTGAACGCTTGATCTTTAAAGATTTGATTACAGAAGTTGTGAGAGCTGAAGTAGCTAACTATCCAGCTAGGCATTGCAGGCAACTGCTGTTTCCGAAGTAG